One window of Triticum dicoccoides isolate Atlit2015 ecotype Zavitan chromosome 5A, WEW_v2.0, whole genome shotgun sequence genomic DNA carries:
- the LOC119296783 gene encoding uncharacterized protein LOC119296783 yields MRFPNASEVERACCYGKRLPLKEGNIVVCITPWTASIGAKGMLEKAWVRVRNIPIEKRCTEHVAYAGALVGITLEVDESTVHKPEYARILLGCIDVEKIPPSAEGVLGEQIYDFFYEVEKVVTMGAGKSQAYTAVDSSASPSVPKKARMDSYPASSTGQGETSASMTGNSPPQNYDKGIQRLPAVVESEEEEDSEEGNTTELLIETMAREHAAEKISYCGSQSDKSSCDKMTEDLDRDERNEYHSNVNSIHKGAWGMITPIPPSPLFMYRDGCTYGNAFPPLSDYVVWPSLPHIVPLEEGTVEGGENCSVYTVESPSGSPIHDCMSGEKKVSHRQKQKLERVENVAANRMRKRNLEGLLKGEDREKLQAGVKRLAHAAAALADRSFPRGRLLLGDNEGIQIG; encoded by the exons ATGCGATTTCCTAATGCTAGTGAAGTTGAGAGAGCATGCTGTTATGGGAAACGCTTGCCGCTGAAAGAGGGGAATATTGTGGTATGCATTACTCCTTGGACCGCTTCGATTGGAGCTAAAGGCATGCTGGAAAAAGCGTGGGTTAGGGTTCGCAACATTCCCATAGAGAAAAGGTGCACTGAACATGTGGCTTATGCCGGGGCTCTAGTGGGGATTACATTAGAGGTGGATGAATCGACTGTGCATAAACCAGAGTATGCTAGAATTCTTCTTGGCTGCATAGATGTTGAGAAAATCCCTCCTTCAGCTGAAGGAGTGCTGGGAGAGCAAATATATGATTTCTTTTATGAAGTTGAAAAAGTTGTGACTATGGGTGCTGGGAAAAGTCAAGCCTATACTGCTGTGGACAGCAGTGCATCACCTTCTGTCCCCAAGAAAGCAAGGATGGATTCATATCCTGCTTCTTCAACGGGGCAGGGGGAGACTAGTGCTTCCATGACTGGTAATTCCCCCCCCCAGAACTATGATAAGGGAATACAGAGGCTTCCTGCAGTAGTTGAGAGTGAAGAAGAGGAGGATAGTGAGGAAGGTAACACCACAGAGCTTCTGATTGAGACGATGGCCAGAGAACATGCAGCTGAAAAAATATCTTATTGTGGCTCTCAATCTGATAAAAGTTCCTGTGACAAAATGACTGAAGATCTGGATAGAGATGAAAGAAATGAATATCACAGCAATGTGAACAGCATACATAAAGGTGCTTGGGGGATGATTACTCCTATTCCTCCCTCACCTTTGTTTATGTATCGTGATGGATGTACTTATGGAAATGCTTTCCCTCCTTTGTCAGATTATGTGGTTTGGCCTTCTCTTCCACATATTGTACCTCTTGAGGAGGGAACTGTGGAAGGGGGAGAAAACTGTAGTGTTTATACAGTTGAATCTCCTTCTGGATCACCAATCCATGACTGCATGAGTGGTGAAAAGAAAGTTTCACACAGACAGAAGCAGAAGCTGGAGAGGGTGGAGAATGTGGCGGCAAACAGAATGAGGAAACGTAATTTGGAAG GTCTGCTTAAGGGAGAAGATAGGGAGAAGCTTCAGGCCGGAGTGAAGAGGCTAGCGCATGCGGCTGCTGCTCTGGCGGACAGATCGTTTCCTCGAGGCAGGCTCCTCTTAGGAGACAATGAGGGGATCCAGATTGGATGA